The DNA region CACACTTTTACAAAGTAAAACTAGTATAAAAAATTTTCTTAAGAACAATACTAGTTTTGAGTGAAAGGAGGGAATAACTAATGGATCATAATGAAAGCATTGGATGTACAGTAGAGGAATGCAAATATCATTGTAAAGACGATGATTATTGCACTTTAGATCAAATACAAGTAGTAAAACATGAAATGAAAGCCACTACAACAGAATGCACTGATTGTGGAAGCTTTGAATCTAATTATTAATAATTAAAATCGAACCTAATGGTTCGATTTTTTTACTGTTTAGAATAGTTATGAAAAGTCATTAAGACAATTAATTTATTTTTATTAATATTAATTAAATATCCTCCGTAAAAATAAAATATTGCTAAAATGTTCTTAAACCCAACAAATTACTAAAAAAAACCACTAAAAAATTATTTAAATATTCTCTGTTTATGTTATAATGAAAACTAATGGATATATTTAAATAAGCACTAAATAATTAATAATTACTTAAATATATGAAATTGATGGAAAAAATGGATAATTATTTTGAATTTGGGAACTTTATAATTATATTATAAATAATTTAGTAAGGGTGAA from Clostridium sp. 'White wine YQ' includes:
- a CDS encoding DUF1540 domain-containing protein; translation: MDHNESIGCTVEECKYHCKDDDYCTLDQIQVVKHEMKATTTECTDCGSFESNY